A single genomic interval of Camelina sativa cultivar DH55 chromosome 11, Cs, whole genome shotgun sequence harbors:
- the LOC104728209 gene encoding uncharacterized protein LOC104728209, with amino-acid sequence MSVVGGTERTVGADRIGDARVSGARVPAGGTPGGGVDLAQVVPPVAAEEQQPVAADVGVHSRYVSMLRVMNYISTERFLGGTDPTVIDVWRTRVERNIQSLRCHEEFWVDIGVHNLIGDAHLWWRSVAARRLQMEMSWADFVEEFKRKSFPREALDRLEVKFLQLSQGTRSVRELDLEFSRLLMYGGRAMESEVAQIRRFMRALRDDLRVHCRGRSYATRADLVETAAEID; translated from the exons ATGAGTGTTGTCGGGGGTACTGAGAGGACCGTAGGCGCTGATAGAATCGGCGATGCTAGGGTTTCAGGTGCGAGAGTCCCAGCAGGTGGAACCCCTGGAGGAGGCGTTGACCTG GCTCAGGTAGTACCGCCAGTGGCGGCGGAGgagcagcagccagtggctgcggatgtaggAGTTCATTCTCGTTATGTAAGTATGCTGAGGGTGATGAACTACATCAGTACTGAgcggtttttgggtggtactgATCCTACTGTTATAGATGtgtggaggacgagagtggaacgtaacatCCAATCTCTTAGATGTcatgaggagttttgggtggacataggggtccacaatCTGATTGGTGACGCTCatttgtggtggagatcagtggctgctaggagactGCAGATGGaaatgtcttgggctgacttcgtcgaGGAGTTCAAACGCAAGtcttttcctagagaggcactagACCGTTTGGAGGTGAAGTTCCTACAAttatctcaggggactcggtcagtgcgggagctggacttggagtttagTCGACTTCTGATGTATGGGGGTCGGGCGATGGAGTCTGAGgtggctcagatcaggaggtttatgagggcacTTCGTGATGACTTGCGGGTTCATTGTAGAGGACGAAGTTATGCTACAAGAGCGGATTTGGTTGAGACCGCAGCTGAGATTGATTAG